The window CCTCGCCCCCGGTCCAGTCGCCGGCCGTGTCGGTCGCGAGGCCGGCGGCGTAGTCGTACTCCGCCTCGAGGTAGCCGAGATGGCCGCTGTCGTCGCGGAACTCGCAGCCCCCGGGCTGGGCGAGGGTGGTCGGTCGCGTGTCGGGGGCGGCCGGTCGGTCGTCGGCAGCCATTCCAGCCATAGCGGTCGGCGCGAGGGCCGTGCCGAGCAACACGGTGCCGAGCAGTGCGACGGCGACGGCGGAGGGGTGACGGGATGACATCGGTGGAGGGACATCCATCCCGGGGGCGCGGACCGGGAACGGACTAGGGTGTCGTCGGTCCGGTCCAGTCGCCGCGCGTAAAAATCATCTGAACTCGTTGAGCCGTCGCTTCAGCCGCCGGGCCGCGTCGCCCGCCGCGTCGAAGTAGCTGTCGGGGTCACGCGCGTCTCGCGGCTCCGCCGCTCGACCGTCCGGGGCGCTGCGCGCCCCTATCTCCTCGCCGGCGAAGATGATGCCGCGCGAGGAGTTGACAAGGCCGACGCCGTCGGCGAGCCCATACTCGACGGCGGCCTCGGCGTCGCCGCCCTGCGCCCCGACCCCGGGGACGAGGAAGGGGAGGTCCGGAACAACCTCGCGGACGGCCTCGAGTTCGTCGGGCGTCGTGGCGCCGACGACGAGGAACACGTCGGCCGTCGCGTCCTCGTTCCACTCGGCACAGCGCTGGGCGACGTACTCGTAGAGGCGCTTGTCGTTGCCGACTTCGAGGTTCTGGAAGTCGGCGCCGCCGGCGTTGGAGGTGCGTGCGAGGACGACCACGCCGGCGTCCGTCCGGAGGAACGGCTCCAGCGAGTCCCGGCCGAGGTAGGGGTTGACGGTGATGGCGTCGGCATCGAGACCCCCGGGGTCGAGCGCCGTCGCGTACTGGCGCGCGGTGTTGCCGATGTCCCCCCGTTTCGCGTCGAGCAGGACAGGCACGTCCTTCCCGTGGGCGTAGGCCACCGTCTCCTGCAGGGCGCGCCAGCCGTCGGCGTCCTCGTAGAACGCGGCGTTGGGCTTGTAGCAGGCCGCGTGTTCGTGCGTGGCGTCGATGATGCGGCGGTTGAACGCCCAGCGCGGCAGGTCGTGGTCGGCCACGGCATCGGGGAGCCGGTCGGGGTCGGGGTCGAGGCCGACCGACACGACGCTGTCGGTCGCCTCGATGCGGGCCCGGAGGTCCTCGCGGAAGCTCATGTGCGGGCGCTCGGCGGGGGGCGGCAAGGCGGTTGCGTTCGACCGCGCGATGGCATAGGCGTTCGACCGCGCGAGTGCCCGCACCCGCCCGCGAGCGGTTGTCCGCGCGACCTGCCACCGACGGCAACCCTCAAACCGTCCTGTCACGTACGGACGGTCGTGTTACAGGCGGTGGGGTTCGACCTCGACGGGACGTTGCTGGTGGCCGAGCAGGACCGCGAGTCGCTGCTCCACGCGGCCTGCGAGCGCGCCGGGGTGTCGCCGCTCGCGCGGGAGGCCTACCTCCGTGCGCACCGCCGCCAGCAGGACGAAGCCGACCGCGAGGCCGTCTTCGCGACGCTGCTGGCCGACCACGAGGTCGACATCGACGCCGCGGAACTGGCCGCCACGTACGACGCAGTCGTCCAGGAGGCGACCGGACCACTCGACGGGGCGGCGGCCCTCGTCGCGCGCCTGCGCGAGTCGTACACGGTCGGCCTGCTGACGGACGGGCCCGAGCAGACCCAGCGCCGGAAGCTGGCCCGGGTCGGCTGGACGGACCTGTTCGATGCCGTCGTCGTGACCGGCGGACTCGAGGCGCCCAAACCGGACGGACGCGCGTTCGAGGCGCTGTGCGAGGCCCTCGACGCCCCGCCCGGGGCGACCGCCTACGTCGGTGACGCCCCGGAGCCCGACATCGCGGGGGCGGCCGCCGCCGGCCTCCACCCGGTGCAGGTGCTGTACGAGGACGGCCCCGACCCCCATCCGGACGCCGTGGCGACGGTCGAGCGGGCCGAGCTCGTCGAGCGGCTCCCGACGGTTCTCGACGCGCTCGGGGACTCCTGAGAGCTACCGAACGCTCCGGAGAACTGTGAAGACGACAGCCGTTCGACGGTTGTCAGACTCGCTCTCGCGAAACGTTGCCAATCGCCCCGTGGATTTAAGTCGCCACGTCACCGTAGCGTAGCCATGGCCGCGTACAGTCGGCCGGCCCTGCGGAACCTGTTCGACGACTCCCCGACCCCTCATATCGCGCATCCGCCGCGCACCCATCATCGCGATTACTACCTCGCAGCCGATGGCTCGTTCCGGCAATCCGGCGAGGGGGGGCTGGGCGTCCTCATCGAGACCCGCGACGGCCGCACCGTCGCACGGCTGGCGGTTCCCGACCGGGTCCCGGACAACAACGTGGCGGAGTACCGGGCGCTGCACCTCGGGCTGGACGTGCTCGCCGAGCACGCCGAGTCCGACGCGCGCGTCGGTGTCCTCGTCGACCACGACGACCTCGCGGCCAACGTCAACCGGGCGACGCTGGCCTCGATGGGTGACCGACCGCCACACCCCTATCGCGTCCCACGGGCGGCACGCCACCACTGGCGGGGCATCCGCGCCCGCGTCGCGCGGTTCGCGGAGCTACGGGCGGCGCGCATCAACTCGCGCGAGAACCCCGCCCACCCGCTCGCGAACACGCCCGAGCAGTACCGCGGCGCACAGGTCCGCCCGGACCCGGACGACCTGCCCGGCGAACCGGCGGACCTCCACGACGAACCGGGCACACGCGACCGCCGGAGCGAACCGGAACAGGTGCCGCCGCCGTCACGGGCCGACCGACACGCCTCCGATTGAACAGGTCGGAGTCGGCCGCCTGCCCCGCGCTGCCGGGGGACCCGCACCGCCTCCGTCCGCTGGCGGTGCCGTCACCGTTCCCGGCCGCCGGGTACCGTCGAAACGGTCATGGTCTCGCCGGGCAAATCCCGGGACGGAACCGTCATGAGTGACCGAACCCGCGAGGCGTCGGACGCGTCCGAGTACCCACAGACCTGGATGGACAGCATCGACGAGGTACTCGACGAGGCGATGGCCCGGGACGAGGGACTCGAACTCACCGCGGAGGACCTCCGCGTGGAGGTGCCGCTCCGCTTCGGAGAGGACGCACCGCGCGCCGAGTGGGAGTTCGACGGCGGCGTCCGCATCGACGTGGAGGGCGAGCGCGGGCCGCTGGCCGAGTGGGTTCGCCTCTGGGGGTCGCAGCTACCCGAGCGGCAGACGCAGGACGACTGATACCGCCCGCCGAGCCGGTCGTAAAGCCCCCGGAACACGGCCCGCTCGAACACCCCGAGTGTTCCGCCACGTGACATCAATCTGAGAACGCACTCCGCGAGCGGTAGACGTGTCCGCAGCAAGGGAGCAGCCGAGATGGGGACGGGACAGACGCGTCGGCCGGGCGTCGGTCAGTCGTCGCCGGCGGCGGGCGA of the Haloglomus salinum genome contains:
- the pyrF gene encoding orotidine-5'-phosphate decarboxylase; this translates as MSFREDLRARIEATDSVVSVGLDPDPDRLPDAVADHDLPRWAFNRRIIDATHEHAACYKPNAAFYEDADGWRALQETVAYAHGKDVPVLLDAKRGDIGNTARQYATALDPGGLDADAITVNPYLGRDSLEPFLRTDAGVVVLARTSNAGGADFQNLEVGNDKRLYEYVAQRCAEWNEDATADVFLVVGATTPDELEAVREVVPDLPFLVPGVGAQGGDAEAAVEYGLADGVGLVNSSRGIIFAGEEIGARSAPDGRAAEPRDARDPDSYFDAAGDAARRLKRRLNEFR
- a CDS encoding HAD family hydrolase, which encodes MLQAVGFDLDGTLLVAEQDRESLLHAACERAGVSPLAREAYLRAHRRQQDEADREAVFATLLADHEVDIDAAELAATYDAVVQEATGPLDGAAALVARLRESYTVGLLTDGPEQTQRRKLARVGWTDLFDAVVVTGGLEAPKPDGRAFEALCEALDAPPGATAYVGDAPEPDIAGAAAAGLHPVQVLYEDGPDPHPDAVATVERAELVERLPTVLDALGDS
- a CDS encoding ribonuclease H, which produces MAAYSRPALRNLFDDSPTPHIAHPPRTHHRDYYLAADGSFRQSGEGGLGVLIETRDGRTVARLAVPDRVPDNNVAEYRALHLGLDVLAEHAESDARVGVLVDHDDLAANVNRATLASMGDRPPHPYRVPRAARHHWRGIRARVARFAELRAARINSRENPAHPLANTPEQYRGAQVRPDPDDLPGEPADLHDEPGTRDRRSEPEQVPPPSRADRHASD